From a single Bacillus pseudomycoides DSM 12442 genomic region:
- a CDS encoding MDR family MFS transporter has translation MKNFSIPIRFILISSFFMAFGYFAVYAFLAIYLSNFLHFSAMQVGTILTIMTITSRVIPLFSGIIADKVGYMIMMISGLLLRGIGFICLGIFSEFHTISISASLIGFGTAFYEPAARAVFGSQPARIRKDLFTYLNLAFNSGAIIGPIAGSLLLIWNPLYPFILTGSLMLLFAVLFYLLRNHFQVSTENVQLLSGFKVVFENKHFLSFSGIMIFFYIMFTQLTVALPLHMTNISHNEKLGGIVITLNAITGVLFMIAFRKIFHKYNTLSIVKYGVLLMGISFLLIPLFQDPYWLFVCVILFTIGETLVLPNADITIANYSNESYTATYFGFYQLSLAIGFIIGNYTGTWLTSQMQGTYTPWFILGTLGVTGFILLHILKNMEQKHEKEMIHTGL, from the coding sequence ATGAAGAACTTTTCAATACCCATACGTTTTATACTCATTTCTTCCTTTTTCATGGCATTTGGATACTTTGCTGTGTATGCCTTTCTCGCTATTTATTTATCTAATTTTTTACACTTTTCTGCCATGCAAGTAGGAACAATTTTAACAATTATGACTATCACATCACGAGTTATCCCTTTATTTTCTGGTATCATTGCCGACAAAGTAGGCTATATGATTATGATGATATCTGGTTTACTATTAAGAGGCATTGGCTTTATTTGTTTAGGGATATTTTCAGAGTTTCATACTATTTCAATTTCTGCTTCACTAATTGGATTTGGAACTGCATTTTATGAACCCGCTGCACGCGCTGTATTTGGCTCACAACCTGCTCGTATCCGAAAAGATTTATTTACATACTTAAATCTTGCTTTTAACAGCGGAGCTATTATCGGCCCAATTGCTGGCAGCCTGTTACTCATATGGAATCCTTTGTATCCATTTATACTTACCGGATCACTCATGTTATTATTTGCTGTCCTTTTTTATCTTCTTAGAAATCACTTTCAAGTTTCTACAGAAAATGTACAGCTCTTATCTGGATTCAAAGTCGTCTTTGAAAACAAGCATTTCCTCTCATTCTCAGGCATCATGATTTTCTTTTACATTATGTTCACTCAACTTACTGTTGCTCTTCCTCTTCATATGACCAACATCAGTCATAATGAAAAATTAGGAGGAATTGTTATTACATTGAATGCTATTACAGGCGTTTTATTTATGATCGCCTTTAGGAAAATCTTTCACAAATACAATACACTATCGATTGTAAAATATGGCGTTCTATTAATGGGAATTTCTTTTTTACTAATCCCCTTATTTCAAGATCCGTATTGGCTATTTGTTTGTGTTATTTTATTTACAATCGGTGAAACGCTTGTATTGCCTAATGCTGACATTACAATTGCGAATTATAGTAATGAATCTTATACAGCTACATATTTTGGTTTTTATCAGCTCTCACTTGCTATTGGCTTTATAATTGGAAACTATACAGGAACATGGCTTACATCACAGATGCAAGGGACG
- a CDS encoding CGNR zinc finger domain-containing protein, with amino-acid sequence MNLSHGQEAPGQLEVVRDFLNTWRIPNDTRKQVDELNTVDDVLQFMRNHFDEELSFGTLDELKQFRDGIRFVVEEKGTLQEWFRKYPFRVCVTENMDSVAYEPIGEENLYTMILQSILVAIDQKRWSRLKACPDCRWVFYDYSRNGSKRWCGMYAGGKDGRACGTIAKVKNYRAKRNGRSGYMM; translated from the coding sequence ATGAATTTGAGTCACGGCCAAGAGGCACCAGGACAATTAGAAGTTGTAAGAGATTTTTTAAATACATGGAGAATTCCAAATGACACAAGAAAGCAGGTAGATGAGCTTAATACAGTAGATGATGTACTTCAATTTATGAGAAACCATTTTGATGAGGAACTCTCTTTTGGTACGTTGGATGAGCTGAAGCAATTTAGAGATGGAATTCGTTTCGTGGTTGAGGAGAAAGGGACACTACAAGAATGGTTTAGAAAGTATCCGTTTCGAGTATGTGTGACAGAGAATATGGATTCTGTTGCATATGAACCAATTGGAGAAGAAAATTTGTATACGATGATTTTACAAAGTATTTTGGTTGCTATTGATCAAAAGAGATGGAGCCGGTTAAAAGCATGTCCAGATTGCCGCTGGGTTTTTTATGATTATTCTCGTAATGGGAGTAAACGTTGGTGTGGTATGTATGCTGGAGGTAAAGATGGGAGAGCGTGTGGTACGATTGCGAAAGTGAAAAATTATCGGGCGAAGAGAAACGGACGTTCAGGTTATATGATGTGA
- a CDS encoding PepSY-associated TM helix domain-containing protein, with product MLGPKQENPPPQARVEVGGGEFNIRQSKNQYVKQFDLHRVIGAVSVPFLLIVSLTGGLFVYDKTIFGWFGAKATVMPAKEKLISKPLSGGKILLDRLLHTAEKEVPEGTIMQVRIPEKVKQGKAEGAIEIRMSRSYDPGVDGPV from the coding sequence TTGCTAGGGCCGAAACAGGAGAATCCTCCACCTCAGGCTCGTGTAGAGGTAGGTGGGGGGGAGTTCAATATTCGTCAAAGCAAGAATCAATATGTAAAGCAATTTGATCTACATAGAGTTATTGGTGCAGTTTCTGTTCCATTTTTACTTATCGTTTCGTTAACGGGAGGTCTTTTTGTGTATGATAAAACTATTTTTGGATGGTTTGGTGCAAAGGCTACTGTGATGCCAGCGAAAGAAAAGCTAATTTCTAAACCTCTTTCAGGAGGAAAGATTCTTCTTGATCGATTGTTACATACAGCTGAAAAAGAAGTGCCAGAAGGAACAATTATGCAAGTGAGAATTCCAGAGAAGGTGAAACAAGGAAAGGCAGAAGGGGCTATCGAAATTCGTATGAGCCGCTCGTATGATCCAGGTGTGGATGGACCAGTATAG
- a CDS encoding PepSY domain-containing protein, which produces MIQVWMDQYSGKVIAKMDPNVDRGLTYQTWHLPLHTGTFGGLFTKVLYVIGGLTPSILMFTGIYMWWYKKKNRRKQKRNLVTAA; this is translated from the coding sequence ATGATCCAGGTGTGGATGGACCAGTATAGTGGAAAAGTAATCGCAAAGATGGATCCCAATGTAGATCGTGGACTTACCTATCAAACTTGGCATCTTCCGTTACATACAGGGACATTTGGTGGACTATTTACAAAAGTCTTATATGTAATCGGTGGACTTACTCCATCTATTTTAATGTTTACTGGAATATATATGTGGTGGTACAAGAAAAAGAATAGGAGAAAGCAGAAAAGAAATTTAGTAACTGCAGCATAG
- a CDS encoding GNAT family N-acetyltransferase, with protein sequence MIFKMNPASIEVASAILAIQIPAYQVEAKYINSVAIPRLYDTVKDIQNCNETFYGYILENKLIGFISFVNEGAIIDIHRLVVSPDYFHRRIATKLLLHLFSASPDTSKYIVQTGKANIPALSLYKKHGFVEVNDIVVPDGIVLTQLEKDRKK encoded by the coding sequence ATGATTTTTAAAATGAATCCTGCTTCTATTGAAGTTGCATCCGCTATTTTAGCAATCCAAATTCCTGCTTATCAGGTGGAGGCAAAATACATTAACAGTGTAGCAATCCCACGTTTATATGATACTGTGAAAGACATTCAAAATTGTAATGAGACATTTTATGGATACATCCTTGAAAATAAACTAATAGGTTTTATTTCTTTTGTAAATGAAGGAGCAATTATTGATATCCATCGCCTAGTTGTATCACCCGACTATTTCCATAGAAGAATTGCAACAAAGTTACTCCTTCATTTATTTAGCGCATCCCCTGATACAAGTAAATATATTGTACAAACAGGGAAAGCAAACATCCCTGCCCTTTCTCTATATAAAAAACACGGCTTTGTTGAAGTAAACGACATTGTAGTACCCGACGGAATCGTCCTTACTCAATTAGAAAAAGACAGAAAAAAATAA
- a CDS encoding AI-2E family transporter encodes MEKINLRKRDKLKKFFKEQNYLAVLLGFALLFVNILLLTKISFVFTPFIVFLKTIFFPVLLAGVLFYILHPFVSLLERKGVSRIISIASIYILVIGLFVFLVVTVIPIIKDQVNALIDNLPYFGHEVERAARRFGESNIIGKIQDSLNIDVGSIVKDSTINFTNSLSSVTGNVTGFLSTLTEVVLTFVMVPFILFYLLKDGEQLPRYFLRFIPEQRRSSAKLILDDMHYAISSYIRGQIIVSLFIGIMLLIGYLIIGIKYAVLLAVLAMIVNVVPYVGPIIAILPALIIAFIDSPAMILKVIIVMMIVQLAEGKFISPQVMGKKLDIHPITIIFIILTAGNLFGIMGVILAIPGYAILKVLVTHGYRFIKLNT; translated from the coding sequence TTGGAGAAAATAAATTTACGAAAGAGAGATAAACTGAAAAAGTTTTTTAAAGAGCAAAATTATTTAGCGGTGCTACTTGGATTTGCCTTACTATTTGTGAATATATTACTACTAACAAAAATTTCGTTTGTATTTACACCGTTCATTGTCTTTTTAAAAACAATCTTTTTTCCAGTGTTGTTAGCTGGTGTACTATTTTATATTTTACATCCATTTGTTTCGCTTTTAGAAAGAAAAGGTGTTTCTAGAATCATTTCCATTGCTTCTATATACATACTTGTAATCGGGTTGTTTGTTTTTCTTGTTGTAACAGTTATTCCGATTATTAAAGATCAAGTAAATGCATTAATAGATAACTTGCCATATTTCGGTCATGAAGTTGAAAGGGCAGCACGTAGATTTGGAGAAAGTAATATAATTGGAAAGATTCAAGATAGCTTAAATATTGATGTAGGTAGTATTGTAAAAGATTCTACAATAAATTTTACAAATTCACTATCATCAGTGACAGGGAATGTAACTGGGTTCTTAAGTACACTTACAGAAGTAGTTCTTACATTTGTAATGGTTCCTTTTATATTGTTCTATCTCTTAAAAGACGGTGAACAATTACCAAGATACTTTTTGAGATTTATTCCGGAACAAAGACGATCTTCAGCTAAGCTTATATTAGATGATATGCATTACGCCATTAGCTCATATATTAGAGGGCAAATTATTGTTAGCCTATTTATTGGTATTATGTTATTAATTGGTTATTTAATTATTGGGATTAAATACGCCGTGTTACTTGCAGTTTTAGCGATGATTGTAAACGTTGTACCATATGTAGGACCGATTATTGCCATTCTACCTGCTTTAATCATTGCCTTTATTGATTCACCAGCAATGATTCTAAAAGTCATTATTGTGATGATGATTGTACAATTGGCAGAAGGAAAGTTTATTTCACCGCAAGTCATGGGGAAAAAATTAGATATTCACCCAATTACGATTATTTTTATTATTTTAACAGCGGGTAATCTATTTGGAATTATGGGAGTCATCTTAGCGATTCCGGGATATGCGATATTAAAAGTGCTTGTTACACATGGGTATCGATTTATTAAATTAAACACGTAA
- a CDS encoding DUF2785 domain-containing protein yields MDIIALQQQLELIQQNDYTQMQNIDLNELSSHMIQNIGTTDSYVRDQLIYKCFSHFIQNEFLPHDQLETLLTTCLSNNYLYREIASPNTDGVFTRSYTTLLIGLIIQFDNSHSFLLQETVQKVKEKLITYMNLEIDYRGYVQDKGWAHSIAHASDVFNELVHNPHITCSCYEEIAHCILNKIFIYSTVYHNNEDERIVTTLLSMLYYDFSRDQLFSIIYKKIKRLPQLKKRLSCHEYCKLCANLKTFLRTLFFRTKIDPNLSSVANRAEKMLQELHKYC; encoded by the coding sequence TTGGATATCATTGCATTGCAACAACAATTGGAGCTCATCCAGCAAAATGACTATACACAGATGCAGAACATCGATCTTAACGAGTTAAGTTCCCATATGATTCAAAACATTGGCACGACTGATAGCTATGTACGTGATCAATTAATATATAAATGTTTTTCACACTTTATTCAAAATGAATTCCTACCCCATGATCAATTGGAGACTTTATTAACAACCTGTCTAAGTAATAATTACTTATATCGAGAAATTGCCTCTCCAAATACGGATGGAGTTTTCACTCGTTCTTATACCACTTTATTAATAGGTTTAATTATACAGTTCGATAATTCTCATTCATTTTTATTACAAGAAACAGTACAAAAAGTAAAAGAAAAGCTTATTACATATATGAATCTTGAAATAGATTACCGTGGATATGTACAAGATAAAGGCTGGGCTCATAGCATTGCCCATGCATCTGATGTTTTTAACGAACTCGTACACAATCCACATATTACCTGTTCCTGCTATGAAGAGATTGCTCATTGCATATTAAATAAAATTTTCATTTACTCTACCGTATATCATAATAACGAAGATGAAAGAATTGTAACCACCCTCCTATCTATGCTTTATTATGATTTCTCAAGAGATCAACTTTTTTCGATTATTTATAAAAAAATAAAACGTTTACCACAGCTCAAAAAAAGACTCTCTTGTCATGAATACTGTAAATTATGTGCAAATTTAAAAACTTTTTTACGAACCTTATTTTTCAGAACAAAAATAGACCCAAACCTTTCTTCTGTAGCAAATCGAGCAGAAAAAATGTTACAAGAATTACATAAGTATTGCTAA
- a CDS encoding tyrosine-protein phosphatase, protein MKQHKSWLQASVERNLDNKLHILWEDEVEEVAIYWSTSSEKIVENGQFLLRVSKASSCTIEDPSPKARPYFRLVANNGQVVTVAERRLSLQGAFNFRDLGGYETSDGRKVKWGNLYRSEELAGLTEWDIAYLQQSGLKLVCDYRTDFEVKHKPNPSITGVRQVCLPVMQDIAKDLNINEFFQVGDLSMLGKPGEYLVKMNKGFVEGNEAFVRFLQLAQDPGNLPLVNHCTAGKDRTGFGSALLLLLLGVPEETVMQDYLLSNGFREKLNQKMMAFLGAKLQNEESKEILGAMFEARAEYLQAAIDEITHKFGSIEIYAEKGLGFTKEQLENMKTLLLEER, encoded by the coding sequence ATGAAACAACATAAAAGCTGGTTACAAGCAAGTGTAGAACGAAATCTAGATAATAAGTTACATATATTATGGGAAGATGAAGTAGAGGAAGTTGCTATTTATTGGAGTACTTCATCAGAAAAGATTGTGGAAAATGGACAATTTTTATTAAGAGTATCAAAAGCATCTTCTTGTACGATAGAAGATCCAAGCCCTAAAGCACGTCCTTATTTTCGATTAGTAGCAAATAATGGACAAGTAGTTACTGTAGCTGAACGTAGGTTATCACTACAAGGAGCATTTAATTTCCGTGATTTAGGTGGTTATGAGACAAGTGATGGCCGCAAAGTAAAGTGGGGCAATTTATATCGTTCAGAGGAATTAGCAGGATTAACAGAATGGGATATTGCTTATTTACAACAGTCTGGTTTAAAACTAGTATGTGATTACCGAACAGATTTTGAAGTAAAGCATAAACCAAACCCAAGTATCACTGGTGTTCGTCAAGTTTGTTTACCAGTCATGCAAGATATAGCAAAAGATCTAAATATTAATGAGTTTTTCCAAGTCGGAGATTTATCGATGCTTGGAAAACCAGGTGAATATTTAGTGAAAATGAACAAAGGCTTTGTAGAGGGTAATGAAGCATTTGTACGCTTTCTACAGCTAGCTCAAGATCCGGGAAATTTACCGCTAGTTAATCATTGTACAGCTGGTAAAGATCGAACAGGGTTCGGTTCTGCTTTATTATTACTTCTTCTTGGTGTCCCGGAAGAAACGGTGATGCAAGATTATTTATTAAGTAACGGATTCCGTGAAAAGTTAAATCAAAAAATGATGGCCTTTTTAGGTGCAAAGTTACAAAATGAGGAAAGTAAAGAGATATTAGGGGCTATGTTTGAAGCTCGTGCAGAGTATTTACAGGCAGCAATTGATGAAATTACCCATAAATTTGGCAGTATTGAAATCTATGCTGAAAAAGGACTTGGCTTTACAAAAGAACAACTAGAAAATATGAAAACATTGTTACTAGAAGAGAGGTAA
- a CDS encoding YjjG family noncanonical pyrimidine nucleotidase produces the protein MKYKVILFDVDDTLFDFSMSEKKALNKTFVDFGLPTGLVDYEDSYKEINRVLWRDLEQGILTLSELGVERFRRLFLAHKLEINADIFNSIYLGYLGTEIHMVSGAVDLCKTLADCRLAIITNGFTDVQKSRIKGSPLCDTFEHIIISEEVGFQKPARGIFDYAFSKLQITDKESVLIIGDSLTSDIQGGINYGIDTCWFNPYRKENNMGIKPTYEIRDLTDIIRIVGKTGN, from the coding sequence ATGAAATATAAAGTTATCTTATTCGATGTGGATGATACATTATTTGATTTTAGTATGTCTGAAAAAAAGGCATTAAATAAAACGTTTGTAGATTTCGGATTACCTACGGGGTTGGTAGATTATGAAGACAGCTATAAAGAGATTAACAGAGTATTATGGAGGGATTTAGAGCAGGGGATTCTAACTTTATCTGAATTGGGAGTGGAGAGATTTAGGAGATTATTTCTAGCTCATAAGCTTGAAATAAATGCTGACATATTCAACAGTATATATCTTGGCTATTTAGGGACAGAAATACATATGGTATCAGGAGCTGTAGACTTGTGTAAAACGCTTGCTGATTGTCGGCTAGCTATTATCACGAATGGGTTCACAGATGTGCAGAAATCTAGAATCAAGGGGTCGCCTCTCTGTGATACTTTTGAGCATATTATCATTTCGGAAGAGGTTGGATTTCAAAAACCAGCGCGAGGGATTTTTGATTATGCATTTTCAAAGCTGCAGATTACAGATAAAGAGAGCGTATTAATTATCGGTGACTCGTTAACTTCCGATATTCAAGGAGGAATAAATTACGGGATTGATACGTGCTGGTTCAACCCGTATCGCAAGGAAAATAATATGGGCATTAAACCAACATATGAAATTCGTGATTTAACCGATATTATAAGGATTGTAGGAAAGACGGGGAACTAA
- a CDS encoding helix-turn-helix transcriptional regulator: MTFTTKIKEYHTHSHMTQDDLAKLIGVRRETISHLEKRKYNPSLQLAYDIAKALNASIEEIFIFDEV; the protein is encoded by the coding sequence ATGACATTCACAACAAAAATAAAAGAATACCACACCCATTCACATATGACCCAAGATGATTTAGCAAAGCTTATTGGTGTTCGACGCGAAACCATTAGTCATTTGGAAAAGAGAAAATATAACCCTTCTTTACAATTGGCTTATGATATTGCAAAAGCATTGAACGCTTCTATTGAGGAAATATTCATTTTTGATGAAGTATAG
- a CDS encoding ABC transporter ATP-binding protein: MIEIVNVSKSYNGSSYAVKDLSLTVPSGEIFGFLGPNGAGKSTTIKMVTGIHAIDKGTISINGKDVMKEPMEAKKTFGYVPDSPDMFLRLKGIEYLNFMADMYEVPNAIRQEKIQFLAERFDLYNALSDQIQSYSHGMRQKIIIIGVLLHDPDVWILDEPMTGLDPKSAFILKQMMREHADKGKTVFFSTHVLEVAEKLCDRVAIINKGNLQFQGNLNEMRDHFKSNESLEKMFLEMTGNE, translated from the coding sequence ATGATTGAAATTGTGAATGTGTCAAAAAGTTATAATGGTTCTTCCTATGCTGTGAAAGATTTAAGTTTAACAGTACCTAGTGGAGAAATTTTTGGATTTTTAGGGCCGAATGGTGCTGGGAAATCAACAACAATTAAGATGGTAACAGGTATTCATGCAATAGATAAAGGAACAATTTCGATCAACGGAAAAGATGTGATGAAAGAGCCTATGGAGGCAAAGAAAACATTTGGTTATGTTCCGGATAGTCCAGATATGTTTCTGCGATTAAAAGGGATAGAATATTTGAATTTCATGGCTGATATGTATGAGGTGCCGAATGCAATTAGACAGGAAAAAATTCAATTTTTAGCAGAGAGATTTGATCTTTACAATGCATTGTCTGACCAAATTCAAAGTTATTCACACGGAATGAGACAGAAAATTATTATTATCGGTGTTCTTCTGCATGATCCAGATGTATGGATTTTAGATGAGCCAATGACAGGGCTTGATCCAAAATCAGCATTTATTTTAAAACAGATGATGAGGGAGCATGCAGATAAAGGAAAAACGGTATTCTTCTCTACACACGTACTAGAAGTAGCCGAGAAGTTATGTGATCGTGTAGCGATTATTAATAAGGGGAATTTGCAGTTCCAAGGAAATTTAAATGAAATGCGAGATCATTTTAAATCCAATGAATCACTTGAAAAAATGTTCTTGGAGATGACAGGAAATGAATAA
- a CDS encoding putative ABC transporter permease subunit, which produces MNKIWTLTKVLLKLNYADIITDKKKRWAYAFSFLALLFAGFIFIGPLTYGMYVGMKSIGQETSIIGMGLAVASIWVFVISITNILTVFYYNNDVETLLPLPLQPSQIITAKFITVLITQYVMGSFILFPLFIVYGLQSGAFITYYLYALLIYIFFPVIPLVLASLLMTVIMRYTNIAKNKDRSNVFIGILTLLFVVGINVFIQWRNKSAVSGDMVANYFADNQSSLFVQMTNYFPTTYFGAMGLIENASWKGIIYVVIFAAISLAFFGLFFYVAQRTYLKGVIGLSTSTAKKEAISAENLKKSTVQSSHIKAYVKKEFKILFRTPQFFINCIVQTFVMPIMLFFILFVQEGNLKWLTKFIKEPEWSGLALGIGFCAGLFLMGSNVIATTSFSRDGSSWFVNRYLPVKAADIFFAKVFTAWLINITILAVFGLIMTIVAGVSPLFMLLWFLLSANGLWLTNLIGTRWDAQTADIHWDSEQKLFKSRYTTLWNFLANIAMDLVIVGVVVGLYYFFGIGMWGMFSILLIVFTIINVIVTRSLQLGAERILANIK; this is translated from the coding sequence ATGAATAAAATTTGGACATTAACAAAAGTATTATTGAAATTAAATTATGCAGATATCATAACGGATAAAAAGAAACGGTGGGCGTATGCATTTTCATTTTTAGCATTACTATTTGCGGGCTTTATATTTATTGGTCCACTTACATATGGAATGTATGTTGGAATGAAATCAATTGGTCAGGAAACATCGATAATCGGAATGGGATTAGCTGTTGCGAGCATATGGGTATTTGTAATTAGTATTACGAACATTTTAACTGTATTTTATTATAATAATGATGTTGAAACCCTATTACCTTTACCACTACAACCATCACAAATTATTACGGCGAAATTCATTACGGTATTAATTACACAATATGTAATGGGATCTTTTATTTTATTTCCACTCTTTATTGTTTACGGTTTGCAAAGTGGTGCATTTATTACATACTATTTATATGCACTATTAATTTATATATTTTTCCCTGTTATTCCATTAGTACTCGCATCACTCTTAATGACAGTTATTATGCGTTATACAAATATAGCCAAGAATAAAGATCGCAGTAATGTATTTATCGGAATATTAACTCTATTATTCGTCGTAGGTATTAATGTATTTATTCAGTGGAGAAACAAAAGTGCAGTATCAGGGGATATGGTTGCAAATTACTTTGCTGATAACCAATCGTCTCTGTTCGTTCAAATGACAAATTATTTTCCAACAACATACTTTGGTGCAATGGGATTAATAGAAAATGCCTCTTGGAAAGGAATTATATACGTTGTGATTTTTGCAGCGATTTCCTTAGCGTTTTTTGGGTTGTTCTTCTATGTTGCACAGCGTACATATTTAAAAGGAGTTATCGGACTTTCGACGAGTACTGCAAAAAAAGAGGCTATCTCAGCAGAGAACTTAAAAAAATCGACTGTACAAAGTTCACATATAAAGGCTTATGTAAAAAAAGAGTTCAAAATTTTATTCCGAACACCACAATTTTTTATAAATTGTATTGTGCAAACTTTCGTGATGCCAATTATGCTATTCTTTATTCTTTTCGTACAAGAGGGAAACTTAAAGTGGTTAACAAAATTTATAAAAGAGCCAGAATGGTCTGGTCTAGCTCTTGGCATAGGTTTTTGTGCAGGACTATTCTTAATGGGAAGTAATGTCATTGCTACAACGTCTTTTTCTAGGGATGGAAGCTCGTGGTTTGTTAATCGTTATTTACCAGTAAAGGCAGCAGATATATTTTTTGCAAAAGTCTTTACAGCATGGCTTATAAATATAACAATTTTAGCTGTGTTTGGTCTTATCATGACAATTGTTGCCGGTGTTTCACCACTCTTTATGTTGTTATGGTTTCTACTAAGTGCAAATGGCCTTTGGTTAACGAATTTAATCGGTACACGTTGGGACGCTCAAACGGCGGATATACATTGGGATTCAGAGCAGAAGTTGTTTAAAAGCAGGTATACAACTCTGTGGAATTTCCTTGCAAATATTGCGATGGATCTAGTAATCGTAGGCGTGGTTGTTGGATTATACTACTTCTTTGGAATCGGTATGTGGGGCATGTTTAGCATTCTATTAATCGTATTTACTATTATAAATGTAATAGTAACACGCAGTTTACAATTAGGAGCAGAGCGCATTCTAGCAAATATTAAATAA
- a CDS encoding SDR family oxidoreductase → MTKIAIVTGATRLNGIGAAICKSLAQNGIDIFFTYWPRYDKAMPWSMNDQEPFLLKREIENFGVRCEMAEVNLAQSYAPNRLLYMVSERLGEPSILINNAAYSTDTNVEGLDVEQLDKHYTVNVRATMLLSTLFIKNYTFETSGSIVNLTSGQSLGPMPNELAYIATKGAIEAFTTSVAPVAMKKGITVNAVDPGPTNTGWMTEEMKAYLVTRFPAGRIGESVDVARLITFLVSEEAKWITGQIIHSNGGFY, encoded by the coding sequence GTGACGAAAATAGCAATTGTTACAGGAGCGACACGTTTAAATGGAATTGGAGCAGCGATTTGCAAGTCGCTTGCTCAAAATGGCATTGATATTTTTTTCACGTACTGGCCTCGGTATGATAAGGCAATGCCGTGGAGTATGAATGATCAGGAACCATTTTTATTGAAAAGAGAGATTGAAAATTTTGGTGTTCGCTGTGAAATGGCTGAGGTAAATTTAGCTCAGTCCTATGCACCTAACCGCTTATTATATATGGTATCAGAACGATTAGGAGAACCGTCTATTCTGATTAACAATGCTGCGTATTCTACGGATACAAATGTTGAAGGGTTAGATGTAGAACAGTTAGATAAACATTATACGGTCAATGTGCGCGCTACGATGCTATTAAGTACATTATTTATTAAAAATTACACGTTTGAAACGAGTGGAAGTATTGTCAATCTTACCTCTGGACAATCGCTTGGACCAATGCCGAATGAACTTGCTTATATAGCAACGAAAGGAGCGATTGAAGCTTTTACTACTTCAGTAGCACCAGTTGCAATGAAGAAGGGGATTACTGTAAATGCTGTTGATCCAGGACCAACCAATACAGGGTGGATGACAGAAGAAATGAAGGCATATTTAGTAACCAGATTTCCTGCTGGAAGAATAGGAGAGTCGGTGGATGTAGCACGTTTAATAACGTTTTTAGTAAGTGAAGAAGCAAAATGGATAACAGGACAGATCATTCATTCGAATGGTGGATTTTATTGA